From Thermodesulfobacteriota bacterium, a single genomic window includes:
- a CDS encoding Sfum_1244 family protein: MSVSALAAAVQKNSDISDARFAGIYSLCTMVLKLRSLYKWEHGLAPWQTPASQAVLAWIADKELLWDEIRDQAYAPLPVDRDLIDPFTAAPVNAVLARLRLLYGAGYGRSMKPVFFLAEEETALTVQGCPVRILGRELAREMAAPLALSQDGAVYVRRQALAGFLWDQIQEVRGCGRPAMRFALAGYRLLTPAGTVDSQQLAARLDELVTSELPLFIHHEIGEVLEEALPSELATGVAAAYPDSALELVTRALKDVLADTHPAGPLAFIQAERRSSSLGFFIAFLDGIRRLLMPELPAAFTELATHGDWAAWSGAVAAARDLNLRRADALARLWAKTAGLPAERRRQALEAGLLAPLGLAGGRP; encoded by the coding sequence ATGAGCGTTTCGGCCCTGGCCGCGGCGGTGCAGAAGAACAGCGACATCTCGGACGCCCGCTTCGCCGGCATCTACTCCCTGTGCACCATGGTCCTCAAGCTCCGGAGCCTGTACAAGTGGGAGCACGGCCTCGCCCCCTGGCAGACCCCGGCCAGCCAGGCAGTGCTGGCCTGGATTGCCGACAAGGAGCTTCTGTGGGACGAGATCCGCGACCAGGCTTACGCGCCGCTGCCGGTGGACCGGGACCTGATCGACCCCTTCACCGCCGCCCCGGTCAACGCCGTCCTGGCGCGGCTGCGACTCCTGTACGGCGCCGGCTACGGCCGGTCCATGAAGCCGGTGTTCTTCCTGGCCGAGGAGGAGACCGCCCTTACGGTCCAGGGCTGCCCGGTGCGGATCCTGGGGCGGGAGCTGGCCCGGGAGATGGCCGCGCCGTTGGCCCTCTCCCAGGACGGGGCCGTCTACGTGCGGCGCCAGGCCCTGGCTGGCTTTCTGTGGGACCAGATCCAGGAGGTGCGCGGCTGCGGCCGGCCGGCCATGCGCTTCGCCCTGGCCGGCTACCGCCTTCTCACCCCGGCCGGCACGGTGGACAGCCAGCAGCTGGCGGCTCGGCTCGATGAGCTGGTCACCTCCGAACTGCCGCTTTTCATCCACCACGAGATCGGTGAGGTCCTGGAGGAGGCCCTGCCTTCGGAGCTCGCCACCGGCGTGGCGGCAGCCTACCCCGATTCGGCCCTGGAGCTGGTGACCCGGGCCCTCAAAGACGTGCTCGCCGACACCCATCCGGCCGGGCCGCTGGCCTTCATCCAGGCCGAGCGCCGGTCGTCCTCCCTGGGCTTCTTCATCGCCTTTCTGGACGGGATACGCCGGCTCCTGATGCCGGAGCTGCCCGCCGCCTTCACGGAGCTGGCCACCCATGGCGACTGGGCGGCCTGGTCCGGGGCCGTCGCCGCCGCCCGGGACCTCAATCTCCGGCGGGCCGACGCCCTCGCCCGCCTGTGGGCGAAGACCGCCGGCCTGCCGGCGGAGCGCCGCCGCCAGGCCCTGGAGGCCGGCCTGCTGGCGCCCTTGGGGCTTGCGGGCGGACGGCCATGA
- the mraZ gene encoding division/cell wall cluster transcriptional repressor MraZ: MENDLPAAGSSLFRGRSEHLLDAKGRLNIPARFQEVLRRSGSDLVMITNWDKCLRAFTVPAWERQERDLVRLRHSDPETDRYIRYIITGLTECPMDRQGRILLPPSLRQPFGIDKDVVLAGMLESFEIWSRESFAAEWQAANESFSSLASKVAADRRG; the protein is encoded by the coding sequence GTGGAAAATGATCTGCCGGCAGCCGGAAGCAGCCTGTTCCGGGGCCGATCCGAACACCTGCTGGATGCCAAGGGGCGGCTCAACATCCCGGCCCGCTTCCAGGAGGTGCTGCGCCGCTCCGGCAGTGACCTGGTCATGATCACCAACTGGGACAAGTGCCTGCGGGCCTTCACCGTGCCGGCCTGGGAGCGGCAGGAGCGGGATCTCGTTCGCCTGCGCCACTCCGATCCCGAGACCGACCGGTACATCCGCTACATCATCACCGGCCTCACCGAGTGCCCCATGGATCGCCAGGGCCGCATCCTGCTGCCCCCCAGCCTGCGCCAGCCCTTCGGCATCGACAAGGATGTGGTTTTGGCCGGCATGCTGGAGAGCTTCGAGATCTGGAGCAGGGAGTCCTTCGCCGCGGAGTGGCAGGCGGCCAACGAGAGCTTTTCGAGCCTGGCCTCCAAAGTGGCGGCGGACCGGCGGGGCTAG
- a CDS encoding PASTA domain-containing protein: protein MSRPAAVSKRRLALAGAVLALCVVLVLVALEVPQVTARLAGPPIPVAGETLPAPAPARGPVLDRRGRPLAVSLALTSVYARPLELADIPAAARGLAPLLGWDQSVLARRLETERSFLWLGRHLDPATAQAVAGLGLAGLYFTVLSERFYPEGPLAAHALGFVRAGQGLEGIELAWDRHLRGLATPDAAGPPALVLTLDHGAQALVEQELDRALAESGATAGSAVALHVEDGAILAIASRPGFDPNTFWTGDDAGRPNRVLAEPLQSTALMLLFERAARLAAETGVAAAAPVDDDVGTGGPVLAADRWKTPHRTVPVAPQPALTWTDLGEAGRLSPARQAWLEGQVGPAGQELFERLRTGLAASSRHLGLAEAGDESRPGPTLFDLAAAFAVLLNGGQGLRPHLVAWPAAPGQETAAARQRLLPREASQALLPFLEDMGQAVAGDGRLVQGLSAVRPEAPAGGAEGPPAGLRQAVLLAVAPGKAPEIVLVAAVSGCAGQVEQGQLLAGLARRALPAVLAAGRQAPVSPPAVPPDAAAYVQAWRRLHHAPGDGSAGASEPAARMPDLRGESLRKALREIAPLGLPVRIAGSGRVVQQQPAPGSDLARAAECVLTLAPGS from the coding sequence ATGAGCAGGCCGGCAGCCGTCAGCAAGCGCCGACTCGCGCTGGCCGGCGCGGTGCTGGCCCTTTGTGTTGTTCTGGTCCTGGTGGCCCTGGAGGTTCCCCAGGTGACCGCCCGGCTGGCCGGGCCGCCAATCCCGGTGGCCGGGGAGACGCTTCCTGCTCCGGCCCCGGCCCGGGGTCCTGTCCTGGATCGCCGGGGACGCCCCCTGGCGGTCAGCCTTGCCCTGACCTCGGTTTACGCCCGCCCCCTGGAGCTGGCGGACATCCCTGCCGCGGCCCGGGGGCTGGCGCCTCTTCTGGGCTGGGACCAGTCAGTCCTTGCGCGGCGGCTGGAGACCGAGCGCAGCTTCCTGTGGCTGGGCCGGCATCTGGACCCGGCCACGGCCCAGGCCGTGGCTGGTCTCGGCTTGGCGGGCCTCTACTTCACAGTGCTTTCCGAGCGCTTCTACCCGGAAGGCCCTCTGGCTGCCCACGCCCTGGGCTTCGTTCGGGCCGGGCAGGGCCTGGAGGGTATCGAGCTGGCCTGGGATCGGCATCTGCGGGGCCTGGCCACGCCGGACGCCGCGGGGCCGCCGGCCCTGGTGCTCACCCTTGACCACGGCGCGCAGGCCCTGGTGGAGCAGGAGCTGGATCGGGCCCTGGCCGAGAGCGGGGCGACCGCGGGCTCGGCCGTGGCCTTGCACGTGGAGGACGGTGCCATCCTGGCCATAGCCAGTCGGCCGGGCTTCGATCCTAACACCTTCTGGACAGGGGATGACGCCGGCCGGCCCAACCGGGTGCTGGCCGAGCCCTTGCAGTCCACGGCCCTGATGCTCCTGTTCGAGCGGGCGGCGCGGCTGGCCGCGGAGACCGGTGTTGCCGCGGCGGCGCCGGTGGATGACGATGTGGGGACCGGCGGACCGGTGCTGGCTGCAGACCGGTGGAAGACGCCCCACCGGACCGTCCCCGTGGCGCCGCAGCCGGCTCTGACCTGGACCGACCTCGGTGAGGCCGGCCGGCTGAGCCCGGCGCGTCAAGCCTGGCTGGAGGGCCAAGTCGGGCCAGCGGGCCAGGAGCTGTTTGAGCGGCTGCGCACCGGCCTGGCCGCTTCGTCCCGCCACCTCGGCCTGGCCGAGGCCGGGGACGAGAGCCGCCCGGGACCGACCCTTTTCGATCTGGCCGCCGCCTTCGCCGTGCTGCTGAACGGCGGCCAGGGGCTGCGGCCACACCTGGTGGCCTGGCCGGCCGCCCCTGGCCAGGAGACGGCAGCAGCGCGCCAGCGCCTTCTGCCCCGGGAGGCCAGCCAGGCCCTCTTGCCCTTTCTGGAGGACATGGGACAGGCGGTGGCCGGGGATGGCCGGCTGGTGCAAGGTCTGTCGGCAGTGCGTCCGGAGGCACCAGCCGGTGGGGCGGAGGGGCCGCCCGCAGGGCTCCGCCAGGCCGTGCTGCTGGCGGTGGCTCCCGGCAAGGCGCCGGAGATCGTCCTGGTGGCGGCCGTAAGCGGCTGCGCCGGCCAGGTCGAGCAGGGCCAGCTCCTGGCCGGTCTGGCCAGGCGGGCCCTGCCCGCGGTGCTGGCCGCCGGCCGCCAGGCCCCGGTGTCGCCGCCGGCCGTGCCCCCGGATGCGGCCGCCTATGTCCAGGCCTGGCGGCGGTTGCACCACGCTCCTGGCGACGGCAGCGCCGGCGCCAGCGAGCCGGCGGCCCGCATGCCCGACCTCCGGGGCGAGAGCCTGCGCAAGGCCCTGCGTGAGATCGCTCCCCTGGGGCTGCCGGTGCGGATTGCCGGCAGCGGCCGGGTGGTGCAGCAACAGCCGGCCCCGGGCAGCGATCTCGCCCGGGCGGCGGAGTGTGTCCTGACCCTGGCGCCCGGCTCCTGA
- the rsmH gene encoding 16S rRNA (cytosine(1402)-N(4))-methyltransferase RsmH — protein sequence MTPWHEPVLVEEVLHWLAPHPGGIYLDGTLGLAGHARRILEACDPDGRLVGLDWDGEALAEAQRRLQPFAGRVYLARRSCAAMAEVLAEAGIAQVDGVLLDLGLSSLQLDASSRGFSFRQDQPLDMRMDDRGGQTAADLLAELPEAELADLLASYGEERYARRIARSLAARRRLAPIRTSAELSELVRRAVPRPAPGAIHPATRTFQALRMAVNRELEQVDQALSAARQVLAPGGRCLVISFHSLEDRLVKTHFRDQAAWQVLTRKPVTPAAEEKAANPRSRSAKLRVAARAAGRLP from the coding sequence GTGACCCCATGGCACGAACCGGTCCTGGTCGAAGAGGTGCTTCACTGGCTGGCGCCCCACCCGGGCGGCATCTATCTCGACGGCACCTTGGGGCTGGCCGGGCATGCCCGGCGGATCCTCGAGGCCTGCGACCCGGACGGTCGTCTCGTGGGCCTGGACTGGGATGGCGAGGCCCTGGCCGAGGCCCAGCGGCGATTGCAGCCCTTTGCCGGACGGGTATATTTGGCCCGCCGCAGCTGCGCCGCCATGGCTGAGGTGCTGGCCGAGGCCGGCATCGCGCAGGTGGATGGTGTGCTCCTGGATCTGGGCCTGTCCTCCTTGCAGCTGGATGCCAGCTCCCGGGGCTTCAGCTTCCGCCAGGACCAGCCCCTGGACATGCGCATGGATGACCGGGGGGGGCAGACCGCCGCGGACCTTCTGGCCGAGCTGCCCGAGGCGGAGCTGGCGGATCTTCTGGCCAGCTACGGTGAAGAGCGCTACGCCCGGCGGATCGCCCGCAGCCTGGCCGCCCGCCGCCGGCTGGCGCCGATCCGCACCAGCGCTGAGCTCTCCGAGCTGGTGCGGCGGGCGGTGCCCAGGCCGGCGCCCGGCGCCATCCATCCGGCTACCCGCACCTTCCAGGCCCTGCGCATGGCGGTGAATCGGGAGCTGGAGCAGGTGGACCAGGCTTTGAGCGCCGCCCGCCAGGTGCTGGCGCCGGGCGGCCGCTGTCTGGTCATCAGCTTCCACTCCCTGGAGGACCGCCTGGTGAAAACGCACTTCCGGGACCAGGCAGCCTGGCAGGTCCTGACCAGAAAGCCGGTGACGCCCGCGGCCGAGGAGAAGGCCGCCAATCCCCGCTCCCGCAGCGCCAAGCTGCGCGTGGCCGCTCGCGCGGCAGGGAGGCTCCCATGA
- a CDS encoding sensor domain-containing diguanylate cyclase: protein MPPDPHRRDLAQQFDTLLALKNRQLEVIKELSLLTAEVADERTFVARMLPFLGSSLGTEEEILFYARLADGELARPESAAEQLAAVFAAVQADPEAFRQPRAISLAAPGTPPALAALARGGFGHCLLATVYHGDAVLGFLAVPARQLPVLTPDEALFLRYMSETLGVFLRTIRRNREFSSARRQLERSFRELSAVYEVSRAISGALDLEAILDQALDAILGQEILVLAARGAIFLNDPTSNRLRLARQRGLPPGAPAGTEPACPDDCLCGQAARGELIVSSLSDQEDPGHRHHRPGMPPHGHVVLPLRARSQVIGVLCLYVAEHQEPTPSQLNMLSAIANQLAMALENVRLYERIHHLSLHDPLTGLANRNMLQLRLAEEIKRASRFEEPLALAMLDIDHFKAVNDTFGHATGDAVLLELADLFREEMRASDVVARYGGEEFTILMPHTDLAQAQVALERLRQRVAEHPFRDAQGRPLPRPVTISIGLRQLPAGRTLPGAALLEEADRALYQAKAAGRNRVCS, encoded by the coding sequence ATGCCCCCCGACCCCCATCGCCGCGACCTGGCCCAGCAGTTCGACACCCTGCTCGCCCTCAAGAACCGGCAGCTGGAGGTCATCAAGGAGCTGTCTCTGCTCACCGCCGAGGTGGCAGACGAACGGACCTTCGTGGCGCGGATGCTGCCCTTCCTTGGCTCCAGCCTGGGCACCGAAGAGGAGATCCTCTTCTATGCCCGCCTGGCGGACGGCGAGCTGGCCAGGCCCGAGTCGGCCGCCGAGCAGCTGGCCGCGGTCTTCGCCGCGGTGCAGGCTGACCCGGAGGCCTTCCGCCAGCCCCGGGCCATCAGCCTGGCCGCGCCCGGCACCCCTCCGGCCCTGGCGGCCCTGGCCCGCGGGGGCTTCGGCCACTGCCTGTTGGCCACGGTCTACCACGGGGACGCCGTCCTCGGCTTCCTGGCCGTGCCAGCCCGGCAGCTGCCGGTGCTCACCCCGGACGAGGCCCTGTTCCTGCGCTACATGAGCGAGACCTTGGGGGTGTTCTTGCGCACCATCCGCCGCAACCGGGAGTTCTCCTCCGCCCGCCGCCAACTGGAGAGGAGCTTCCGGGAGCTGTCGGCGGTCTACGAGGTCTCCCGGGCCATCTCGGGGGCCCTGGATCTGGAGGCCATCCTCGACCAGGCCCTGGACGCCATCCTGGGCCAGGAGATCCTGGTCCTGGCCGCCCGGGGGGCCATCTTCCTCAACGATCCGACCAGCAACCGCTTGCGCCTGGCCCGCCAGCGCGGGCTGCCGCCCGGGGCGCCGGCCGGCACCGAGCCGGCGTGCCCCGACGACTGTCTCTGCGGCCAGGCCGCCCGCGGGGAGCTCATCGTCTCGTCCCTGTCCGACCAGGAGGACCCCGGCCACCGCCACCACCGGCCGGGGATGCCGCCCCACGGCCATGTGGTCCTGCCGCTCCGGGCCCGCAGCCAGGTGATTGGCGTTCTGTGCCTGTACGTGGCCGAGCACCAGGAGCCCACCCCCAGCCAGCTCAACATGCTCTCTGCCATCGCCAACCAGCTGGCCATGGCCCTGGAGAACGTCCGGCTCTACGAGCGGATCCACCACCTCTCCCTCCACGATCCTCTGACCGGCCTCGCCAACCGCAACATGCTGCAGCTGCGCCTGGCCGAGGAGATCAAGCGGGCCAGCCGGTTCGAAGAGCCTCTGGCGCTGGCCATGCTGGACATCGACCATTTCAAGGCGGTCAACGACACCTTCGGCCATGCGACCGGCGATGCGGTCCTCCTGGAGCTGGCCGACCTGTTCCGCGAGGAGATGCGGGCCAGCGACGTGGTGGCCCGGTACGGGGGCGAGGAGTTCACCATCCTCATGCCTCATACCGATCTCGCCCAGGCCCAGGTGGCCCTGGAGCGGCTGCGCCAGCGGGTAGCGGAGCATCCGTTCCGGGATGCCCAGGGCCGGCCCCTGCCCCGGCCGGTGACGATCAGCATCGGGCTGCGCCAGCTGCCGGCCGGCCGCACCCTGCCAGGCGCTGCCCTCCTGGAGGAGGCGGACCGGGCCCTGTACCAGGCCAAGGCGGCCGGCCGCAACCGGGTCTGCTCATGA
- a CDS encoding efflux RND transporter periplasmic adaptor subunit, producing the protein MRPCRPLLVWLLLPVLGLAACGPHPEASPPVRRPQVTGVTVATLVPAPLPRHAQVTGTVQAPRTVTVASQILATVVALATDEGQTVRAGQTLIRLDDRQLAAALREAEAAVAAARQEGLTAQRSLELAELTHDRYARLATQGAVAIQALDELATARSKADLERQRAAAALTQAEAHLAGLTVQLGHTVITAPETGVVTRRFTSTGSLATPGSPLLVIEPASGLEVEAAAGELLLPRLAPGSPVEVQLPALALTIPTTVAAVVPAVDPASRTFRLRIPVAAPGVVSGLFAVVRIPLGEKPALLVPQAAVAHRGALTGVFAVDDHGLVSFRLVRLGEAAGDQVEILSGLAAGERIITAGLEKAQDGGQLAEPLP; encoded by the coding sequence ATGAGGCCCTGCCGCCCCCTTCTTGTCTGGCTGCTGCTGCCCGTCCTGGGCCTGGCGGCCTGCGGCCCCCACCCCGAAGCGAGTCCGCCGGTACGCCGGCCGCAGGTTACCGGGGTCACGGTTGCCACCCTGGTGCCGGCGCCTCTGCCCCGCCATGCCCAGGTGACCGGCACGGTGCAGGCCCCCCGAACCGTGACCGTGGCCAGCCAGATCCTGGCCACCGTCGTGGCGCTGGCCACCGACGAAGGCCAGACCGTCCGGGCGGGCCAGACCCTGATCCGTCTGGACGACCGCCAGCTGGCCGCCGCCCTCCGGGAAGCCGAAGCCGCCGTCGCCGCCGCCCGGCAAGAAGGCCTTACAGCCCAGCGCAGCCTGGAGCTGGCGGAGCTGACCCATGACCGCTACGCCCGCCTGGCCACCCAGGGGGCGGTGGCCATCCAGGCCCTGGACGAGCTGGCCACCGCCCGCTCCAAGGCTGATCTGGAAAGACAGCGGGCGGCAGCGGCCCTGACCCAGGCCGAGGCCCACCTGGCGGGCCTTACGGTGCAGCTGGGCCACACCGTGATCACCGCCCCCGAGACCGGAGTGGTCACCAGGCGCTTCACCAGCACCGGCAGCCTGGCCACCCCCGGCAGCCCGCTCCTCGTCATCGAGCCCGCCTCGGGCCTGGAGGTGGAGGCCGCCGCCGGCGAGCTCCTCCTGCCGCGCCTGGCACCGGGCAGCCCGGTGGAGGTGCAGCTGCCGGCCCTGGCCCTGACCATCCCCACCACGGTGGCTGCCGTGGTGCCGGCGGTGGATCCCGCCTCCCGCACCTTCCGCCTGCGTATCCCGGTAGCCGCACCCGGGGTGGTCTCCGGCCTCTTCGCGGTGGTCCGCATCCCCCTGGGGGAAAAGCCGGCCCTCCTGGTGCCCCAGGCCGCCGTCGCGCACCGGGGGGCGCTCACCGGCGTCTTTGCCGTGGACGACCACGGCCTGGTCAGCTTCCGCCTGGTACGCCTCGGGGAAGCCGCCGGCGACCAGGTGGAGATCCTCTCCGGTCTCGCCGCCGGCGAGCGGATCATCACCGCCGGCCTGGAAAAGGCCCAGGACGGCGGCCAGCTGGCAGAGCCGCTTCCATAG
- a CDS encoding ATP-binding protein: MEKPAQPASKRSAAVIKSARIENFNGFPFLELPDLGRITLLGGRNNTGKTSVLEALFLFHDRLNPSLVHRQFGWQGVGVLPLEPEAIWGPIFRRYDLTRTISISITDETGTETMAVQCSRLLPTAAVRERRPGDSSDIPQLDTTQEQVPPVRLDLTYRREGRQDQILHLEMRPAGLGLHAEYAETGVRPTTYLAARSARHPSEDATRFGRLDVLGRQDTVVEFLRIMEPRLKSLSTVAAGEQSLVHGDIAIGRKIPVAFMGDGMARLLSLILAIATSEHGLVLVDEVENGIHHSVVDKVWEGVAAAARALDCQVIATPHSQECLAATVPGMAAAGMADEFRYVRLDRTGEDITAKTCLRPFLQELVL, translated from the coding sequence GTGGAGAAGCCGGCCCAACCCGCTTCCAAGCGATCCGCCGCCGTGATCAAATCAGCCAGGATTGAAAACTTCAACGGGTTCCCGTTCCTGGAGCTTCCGGACCTGGGCCGGATCACCCTCTTGGGCGGCCGGAACAACACCGGCAAGACCAGCGTACTGGAAGCCCTGTTCCTGTTCCATGACCGTTTGAACCCCAGCCTGGTCCACCGCCAGTTCGGCTGGCAAGGGGTGGGGGTTTTGCCCCTGGAGCCCGAGGCGATCTGGGGGCCGATCTTCCGCCGCTACGATCTGACCAGGACCATCAGCATCTCGATCACGGACGAAACCGGCACCGAAACCATGGCTGTCCAGTGCTCCCGGCTGCTGCCCACGGCGGCTGTCCGGGAGCGGCGGCCGGGAGACAGCAGCGACATCCCTCAACTGGACACCACCCAGGAGCAGGTGCCGCCCGTCCGCCTCGACCTCACCTACCGCAGGGAGGGGCGGCAGGACCAGATCCTGCACCTGGAGATGCGTCCCGCTGGCCTGGGACTTCACGCCGAATATGCCGAGACCGGGGTACGCCCAACGACCTATCTGGCGGCAAGGAGCGCCCGGCATCCCTCCGAGGACGCCACCCGCTTTGGCCGACTGGACGTCTTGGGGCGACAGGACACAGTGGTCGAGTTTCTCCGCATCATGGAGCCCCGCCTGAAAAGCCTTTCCACCGTGGCCGCCGGGGAGCAGTCTCTGGTCCACGGCGACATCGCGATCGGCCGCAAGATCCCCGTTGCCTTCATGGGCGATGGCATGGCCCGCCTCCTTTCGCTGATCCTCGCCATCGCCACCTCGGAGCACGGCCTGGTGCTGGTGGATGAGGTGGAGAACGGCATCCACCACAGTGTCGTGGACAAGGTCTGGGAGGGGGTAGCCGCGGCCGCCCGGGCACTCGACTGCCAGGTGATCGCCACCCCCCACAGCCAGGAATGCCTGGCTGCCACGGTGCCGGGCATGGCGGCGGCCGGCATGGCCGACGAATTCCGCTACGTGCGCCTGGACCGCACGGGCGAGGACATCACGGCCAAGACCTGCCTGCGCCCCTTTCTCCAAGAGCTGGTCCTGTAG